A section of the Sphaerisporangium krabiense genome encodes:
- a CDS encoding carbohydrate ABC transporter permease has protein sequence MTSSTDLAAEPTPAGPADAPSPPVPAPPRKGAPPRPRARFRPHHLFFYLLLGAVALSSISAYAWVFNVSMKTNAEFISSPPWQIAEGWRWENYSNAWDRANIGLFFGNSVMISVASTAIGVVLAVFAAYPLARIAFRFSGVVLGAFLLGLMIPWMVTFAPLYLIMQDLGLLDSRIGVILVYATYNLPFNVFVLVGFMKTLPYELEEAAAMDGAGPTRTFLSVILPLMGPGLASVAIISFLQNWNEFFYALLLIHSPEKMPLPLGLFQLGQAADYGTNWATLFAGMMITVTPVLLGFALLQKHITKGLTAGALKG, from the coding sequence ATGACCTCCAGTACTGACCTGGCCGCCGAGCCCACGCCCGCCGGCCCGGCCGACGCCCCCTCCCCGCCCGTCCCCGCCCCGCCGCGCAAAGGCGCCCCGCCCCGGCCCCGCGCGCGTTTCCGCCCGCACCACCTCTTCTTCTACCTGCTGCTCGGCGCGGTGGCGCTGTCCTCGATCAGCGCCTACGCCTGGGTCTTCAACGTGTCGATGAAGACCAACGCCGAGTTCATCTCCTCGCCTCCCTGGCAGATCGCCGAAGGGTGGCGCTGGGAGAACTACTCCAACGCCTGGGACCGCGCCAACATCGGGCTGTTCTTCGGCAACAGCGTCATGATCAGCGTCGCCTCGACCGCGATCGGCGTCGTCCTGGCGGTGTTCGCCGCCTACCCCCTGGCCAGGATCGCCTTCCGGTTCAGCGGCGTGGTGCTCGGCGCCTTCCTGCTCGGGCTGATGATCCCGTGGATGGTCACCTTCGCGCCGCTCTACCTGATCATGCAGGACCTCGGTCTCCTCGACAGCCGGATCGGGGTGATCCTCGTCTACGCCACCTACAACCTGCCGTTCAACGTCTTCGTCCTGGTCGGCTTCATGAAGACCCTGCCCTACGAACTGGAGGAGGCGGCGGCGATGGACGGGGCGGGCCCGACCCGCACGTTCCTGTCGGTGATCCTTCCCCTCATGGGGCCCGGGCTGGCGTCGGTCGCCATCATCAGCTTCCTGCAGAACTGGAACGAGTTCTTCTACGCGCTGCTGCTGATCCACTCGCCGGAGAAGATGCCCCTGCCGCTCGGGCTGTTCCAACTGGGCCAGGCCGCGGACTACGGCACCAACTGGGCCACGCTGTTCGCCGGGATGATGATCACGGTCACGCCCGTCCTGCTGGGGTTCGCCCTACTCCAGAAGCACATCACCAAGGGCCTGACGGCCGGCGCGCTCAAGGGCTGA
- a CDS encoding carbohydrate ABC transporter permease yields the protein MHKAAQRRIIIPFLMPALALLGIFFLYPLVKTVDLSLNEFSRTGTMRFVGLDQYRLLAGDPDFFGSLKNTFLITLIGSGMLFPPAMAIAWALSQRIHGERFFRFVVFAPVVLSVAVVSLMWKFLYHPTLGLINPALKSMGLGALAKTWLGDPATALAAVTFVSVWHGIGIWIVLLCAGFERLPTDVLQAARIDGAGEWRVFRSIMLPMMRDLLRMLAILWVVQSLQTFAFVYILTGGGPFGSTDTVGTLMYRVAFDRADFGYAAAIGVVLVAVMLAAAKILDKVMKRDDLQY from the coding sequence CATCATCCCATTCCTGATGCCCGCGCTCGCGCTGCTGGGGATCTTCTTCCTCTACCCGTTGGTCAAGACCGTGGACCTGTCGTTGAACGAGTTCTCCCGCACGGGAACGATGCGGTTCGTCGGACTCGACCAGTATCGCCTGCTGGCGGGTGACCCCGACTTCTTCGGCTCGCTCAAGAACACGTTCCTGATCACCCTCATCGGCAGCGGCATGCTGTTCCCGCCCGCCATGGCGATCGCCTGGGCCCTGTCGCAGCGGATCCACGGCGAACGCTTCTTCAGGTTCGTGGTGTTCGCCCCGGTCGTCCTGTCGGTCGCCGTCGTCTCGCTGATGTGGAAGTTCCTGTACCACCCCACCCTCGGCCTGATCAATCCCGCGCTGAAGTCCATGGGACTGGGCGCGCTGGCCAAAACCTGGCTCGGCGACCCCGCCACCGCGCTGGCCGCCGTGACGTTCGTGTCGGTGTGGCACGGCATCGGCATCTGGATCGTCCTGCTGTGCGCCGGCTTCGAACGCCTGCCCACCGACGTCCTGCAGGCCGCGCGCATCGACGGGGCGGGGGAGTGGCGGGTGTTCCGGAGCATCATGCTGCCGATGATGCGCGACCTGCTGCGCATGCTCGCCATCTTGTGGGTGGTCCAGAGCCTGCAGACCTTCGCCTTCGTCTACATCCTGACCGGGGGCGGTCCCTTCGGCTCGACCGACACCGTCGGCACCCTGATGTACCGCGTCGCCTTCGACCGGGCCGACTTCGGCTATGCCGCGGCCATCGGCGTCGTGCTCGTGGCGGTCATGCTGGCGGCGGCCAAGATCCTCGACAAGGTGATGAAGCGCGATGACCTCCAGTACTGA